Proteins co-encoded in one Taeniopygia guttata chromosome 4, bTaeGut7.mat, whole genome shotgun sequence genomic window:
- the IL15 gene encoding interleukin-15, giving the protein MLGMVQPTQNTAGALSRLQTQKPHLKSICLQYLLLNSHCFCLLKNGIGLIIFFLCAYVPKTEAGHCKWAEVLKDLERIKTSKDIDVSLYTANADEDEECQELVMRCFFLETEVIIQECRIKNCSQTQDVWNIWKNGNESFEKNKLTSTKSEKCKECEEYEEKNFTEFVQNFEKVIQRDCKH; this is encoded by the exons atgctggggaTGGTACAGCCAACACAAAACACTGCTGGAGCATTGAGCAGGCTGCAGACTCAG AAACCACACCTGAAAAGCATTTGTCTGCAGTATCTGCTTCTCAACAGCCAttgcttttgccttttaaaGAATGGGATTGGACTAATCATCTTCTTCCTATG TGCTTATGTACCAAAGACAGAAGCAGGTCATTGCAAGTGGGCAGAAGTTCTGAAAGATTTGGAAAGGATCAAGACATCCAAA gATATTGATGTCAGTTTATACACTGCAAATGCTGATGAGGAT GAAGAATGCCAAGAACTTGTAATGAGATGCTTTTTCTTAGAGACAGAAGTGATAATTCAAGAATGTCGTATCAAAAATTGTAGTCAAACACAGGATGTGTGGAATAtatggaaaaatggaaatgaaagctttgaaaaaaataag ttgacttccacaaaatcagaaaaatgcaaagagTGCGAAGAATAcgaagaaaaaaattttacagAATTTGTACAAAATTTTGAAAAGGTTATACAAAGGGATTGCAAACACTGA